A single window of Streptomyces sudanensis DNA harbors:
- a CDS encoding prolyl oligopeptidase family serine peptidase, with the protein MAAPDTPLWEQRFRAPRHTLPAWAKSSPERCVFVGDRSGDAQVYCWDRAAGTLRQVTDRPSGVRHCAIEASGEAVWWFADTDGDERGRWMRQPFTGGPDEPAVRDLDPYWPAGLALGLRGHNLLGHTTEDGTAVSLVLPGGASRLLYRHEEPAYAVDLSRDLALAVIAHSERGDLWDPGVRVLTTDGATVADLDGEAVGFSPVPGDDRLLLLQPHGDRWEPVIHEPRTGEHVSLDLGLPGEVSVEWSQDAASLLVVHDHRARSEVFDYDLAARELTRLKVPDGTVEHARTRPGGDVWYQWSDSAHPPVFRALGSDPRFPAADPPPRTAITDDAWVDGPGGRVHALLSLPRTGTKPHPAVFLLHGGPDEHDRDAFDPEVAAWTDEGFAVVRVNYRGSTGYGRAWTEALRRRVGHTELEDVTAVRRWAVDHGIVDPARLVLAGWSWGGYLTLLGLGTRPDDWAVGLAGAPVADCAAAHRQAMDDIKALDRSLFGGTPEEVPEAYRDASPVTYVDAVRAPVLICAGVNDARCPIDQARAYADRLRARGLPVEFHAMGAGHSVTAVEERVEVFRRRLAFTRRHLDAARRLP; encoded by the coding sequence ATGGCCGCCCCGGACACACCGCTGTGGGAGCAGCGCTTCCGCGCCCCGCGCCACACGCTCCCCGCCTGGGCCAAGAGCTCCCCGGAGCGCTGCGTGTTCGTCGGCGACCGCTCGGGCGACGCCCAGGTCTACTGCTGGGACCGCGCGGCCGGCACGCTGCGGCAGGTCACCGACCGCCCCTCCGGGGTCCGGCACTGCGCCATCGAGGCGTCCGGCGAGGCCGTGTGGTGGTTCGCCGACACCGACGGCGACGAACGCGGCCGGTGGATGCGGCAGCCGTTCACCGGAGGCCCCGACGAGCCCGCCGTACGGGACCTCGACCCGTACTGGCCCGCGGGGCTCGCCCTCGGCCTGCGCGGGCACAACCTGCTCGGCCACACCACCGAGGACGGCACCGCCGTCTCCCTCGTGCTGCCCGGAGGCGCCTCCCGCCTCCTCTACCGGCACGAGGAGCCCGCGTACGCCGTCGACCTCTCCCGCGACCTCGCCCTCGCCGTCATCGCGCACAGCGAGCGCGGCGACCTGTGGGACCCGGGCGTGCGCGTCCTGACCACCGACGGCGCCACCGTCGCCGACCTCGACGGCGAGGCCGTCGGGTTCTCCCCGGTCCCCGGCGACGACCGGCTGCTGCTCCTGCAACCGCACGGGGACCGCTGGGAACCCGTGATCCACGAGCCGCGCACCGGCGAACACGTGAGCCTCGACCTCGGACTGCCCGGCGAGGTCTCCGTCGAGTGGTCGCAGGACGCCGCGTCCCTCCTCGTCGTCCACGACCACCGGGCCCGCTCCGAGGTCTTCGACTACGACCTGGCCGCCCGCGAGCTGACCCGGCTGAAGGTCCCCGACGGCACCGTCGAGCACGCCCGCACCCGCCCCGGCGGCGACGTGTGGTACCAGTGGTCCGACTCCGCGCACCCGCCCGTCTTCCGGGCCCTCGGCAGCGACCCGCGGTTCCCGGCCGCCGACCCCCCGCCGCGGACCGCGATCACCGACGACGCCTGGGTCGACGGCCCCGGCGGCCGCGTCCACGCCCTGCTGAGCCTGCCCCGCACCGGCACGAAGCCGCACCCCGCGGTGTTCCTGCTGCACGGCGGGCCCGACGAGCACGACCGGGACGCCTTCGACCCCGAGGTCGCGGCCTGGACGGACGAGGGGTTCGCCGTGGTACGCGTCAACTACCGCGGCTCGACCGGTTACGGCCGGGCGTGGACGGAGGCCCTGCGGCGCAGGGTCGGCCACACCGAACTGGAGGACGTCACCGCGGTGCGGCGGTGGGCCGTCGACCACGGGATCGTCGACCCCGCCCGCCTGGTGCTGGCTGGCTGGTCCTGGGGCGGCTACCTGACCCTGCTGGGGCTCGGCACCCGGCCGGACGACTGGGCCGTCGGCCTGGCCGGCGCCCCGGTCGCCGACTGCGCCGCCGCCCACCGGCAGGCCATGGACGACATCAAGGCGCTCGACCGCAGCCTCTTCGGCGGCACCCCGGAGGAGGTCCCCGAGGCGTACCGCGACGCCTCGCCCGTCACCTACGTCGACGCCGTCCGCGCGCCGGTCCTCATCTGCGCGGGCGTGAACGACGCCCGCTGCCCCATCGACCAGGCCCGCGCCTACGCCGACCGCCTCCGGGCCCGCGGCCTGCCCGTGGAGTTCCACGCCATGGGCGCGGGACACAGCGTGACGGCCGTGGAGGAGCGCGTCGAGGTCTTCCGCCGCCGGCTCGCCTTCACCCGCAGGCACCTCGACGCTGCACGGAGGCTCCCGTGA
- a CDS encoding AzlD domain-containing protein, with product MSGVWLAVLLVGAVSMALKATGPVLLGGQELPDRMQRVVALMAPTLLAALISTQIFGDGRALTVDARVVGLAVGAFGVWRNWPTLLVVVLGAAAAAVTRLIAG from the coding sequence ATGAGCGGAGTGTGGCTGGCGGTGCTCCTCGTGGGCGCCGTGTCGATGGCGCTGAAGGCCACCGGGCCGGTGCTGCTGGGCGGGCAGGAACTGCCGGACAGGATGCAGCGGGTGGTGGCCCTGATGGCGCCGACCCTGCTGGCGGCGCTGATCTCCACCCAGATCTTCGGCGACGGCCGGGCGTTGACGGTCGACGCCCGCGTGGTGGGGCTGGCCGTGGGCGCGTTCGGGGTCTGGCGGAACTGGCCCACGCTGCTCGTGGTGGTCCTGGGCGCCGCCGCGGCGGCCGTGACCCGGCTGATCGCGGGTTGA
- a CDS encoding AzlC family ABC transporter permease, whose amino-acid sequence MAVPLAIAVFGFAVSFGVVARAADMGIAAPIAMSLTTFAGSAQFAAASVVGTGGGIAAAIVAAVLLNSRYLPIGISVAPAMTGNAVKRFLCAQLVVDESWAVGHLGGGRYSRGRLLGAGVVVYCAWVGGTAVGVLGAQYVGDPLRFGLDVVSPVLFLALLKGQITDRRALVCAILGVAIALSLTPVASPGVPLIASTVACLLGLRKR is encoded by the coding sequence ATGGCGGTCCCGCTGGCGATCGCCGTCTTCGGCTTCGCCGTGTCCTTCGGCGTGGTGGCGCGGGCCGCCGACATGGGGATCGCGGCGCCCATCGCCATGTCCTTGACGACCTTCGCCGGATCGGCCCAGTTCGCGGCCGCGTCCGTGGTGGGCACGGGCGGGGGCATCGCCGCGGCCATCGTCGCCGCCGTCCTGCTCAACTCCCGCTACCTGCCGATCGGGATCAGCGTCGCCCCGGCCATGACGGGCAACGCCGTCAAGCGCTTCCTCTGCGCGCAGCTGGTGGTGGACGAGTCCTGGGCCGTGGGCCACCTGGGCGGGGGCCGGTACTCGCGCGGCCGGCTGCTGGGCGCGGGCGTGGTGGTCTACTGCGCCTGGGTGGGCGGCACCGCCGTCGGCGTGCTGGGCGCCCAGTACGTCGGGGACCCCTTGCGCTTCGGACTGGACGTGGTGTCACCCGTCCTGTTCCTGGCCCTGCTCAAGGGGCAGATCACCGATCGGCGCGCGCTCGTCTGCGCGATCCTCGGGGTCGCGATCGCGCTGTCGCTGACGCCGGTCGCCTCACCGGGCGTGCCGTTGATCGCGTCCACCGTCGCCTGCCTGCTGGGGTTGAGGAAGCGATGA
- a CDS encoding CGNR zinc finger domain-containing protein, with protein sequence MRFTSYSEESATWAEDLVNTYNVVRGKEKMPDSAALAKLLVAHGIRLRAAPTGKDLERARVLRAALREVFGAPDEETAVALLNGLLAEHRALPHYTRHDGEWHLHVADPQAPPVDRYAVNAAMGLLGVITTTGMSRLHICDGNRCEEVFVDVSRNQSRRYCSPQICGNRASAAAHRARRRGAAGRQGPPP encoded by the coding sequence ATGAGATTTACTAGTTACTCCGAGGAATCGGCGACATGGGCCGAGGACCTGGTGAACACCTACAACGTCGTCCGCGGAAAAGAGAAGATGCCGGATTCGGCCGCGCTGGCGAAACTGCTCGTCGCGCACGGAATCCGGCTCCGGGCCGCGCCCACCGGGAAGGACCTCGAAAGGGCCCGCGTCCTGCGGGCGGCCCTGCGCGAGGTGTTCGGCGCCCCCGACGAGGAGACCGCCGTCGCCCTCCTCAACGGCCTCCTCGCCGAGCACCGCGCGCTCCCGCACTACACCCGCCACGACGGCGAGTGGCACCTCCACGTCGCCGACCCGCAGGCCCCGCCCGTCGACCGGTACGCCGTCAACGCCGCCATGGGCCTCCTCGGCGTCATCACCACCACGGGGATGAGCCGGCTGCACATATGCGACGGCAACCGCTGCGAGGAGGTGTTCGTGGACGTCTCCCGCAACCAGTCGCGCCGCTACTGCAGTCCGCAGATCTGCGGGAACCGCGCGAGCGCCGCCGCCCACCGCGCCCGCCGGAGGGGCGCCGCCGGCCGCCAGGGCCCACCGCCGTAG